A stretch of the Planktothricoides raciborskii GIHE-MW2 genome encodes the following:
- a CDS encoding response regulator, producing MGDLNRLRQILVNLISNAIKFTDEGEIILLFTSQLKPGNEAKNWQHYAHLHLEYEAIAPETTSQKIFEIIFLVKDTGIGIPANKISRLFKSFSQADAATSRQYGGTGLGLAISNSLTQMMGGTMWVTSGGAIAGTPPQNWQQLPTGSQSFIDTFLPENEASSLNGGATFGFTIIAPEIPTSSLLLISPGEENYLTNKRVLIVEDNPTILKILSRETQSWGMKVATATSSAEALSLLPNQPPFDLVILDMLMPEMDGIALSAEIRALDNYATVPLVMMIPLGTKLNHRDQFTAYLNKPIKKSLMFNVVSGIFGKQTLNSRSVEPEINLGNPPPTQAVTLNILLAEDHLVNQKVALQMLERMGHQTDIANNGLEAIALIHQKTYDVVLMDVQMPEMNGLEAAQKIQEASSSGQLAYRPRIIAMTANAMSGDREACLAAGMDDYISKPIRMIELSQALSVCQPLDPNQRTIQTTHQDPYPPSPPTFTSIPEPPQEPQQDWHNSESLIDANILNSLREIDALEEVIEIYLTESPKLLQKMTEAIEQGDPAKLRDASHSLKSTSGAIGANTLAQLNQTLELMTRAGNTAEAPVLIGKIATEYARVKVALEQEIQTS from the coding sequence TTGGGGGACTTAAATCGATTGCGCCAAATATTAGTTAATTTAATAAGTAATGCAATTAAATTTACAGATGAGGGAGAAATTATTCTCTTGTTTACGTCTCAATTAAAGCCAGGAAATGAGGCAAAAAATTGGCAACATTATGCTCATTTGCACTTAGAATATGAGGCGATAGCCCCGGAAACCACAAGCCAGAAAATTTTTGAAATTATCTTTTTGGTTAAAGATACCGGCATTGGCATTCCCGCCAATAAAATTTCCCGTCTCTTTAAATCTTTCAGTCAAGCGGACGCGGCCACCAGCAGACAATATGGCGGCACCGGATTAGGACTGGCGATTAGTAACTCCTTAACGCAAATGATGGGAGGGACAATGTGGGTTACAAGTGGTGGAGCGATCGCCGGTACGCCGCCGCAAAATTGGCAACAGTTGCCCACGGGCAGCCAATCATTTATTGATACATTCTTACCAGAAAACGAGGCATCATCTTTAAACGGTGGCGCCACCTTTGGTTTCACAATTATTGCCCCAGAAATTCCCACTTCATCCTTATTATTGATTTCCCCAGGAGAAGAAAACTACTTAACCAATAAACGAGTATTAATCGTCGAGGATAATCCGACGATCTTAAAAATTTTAAGCCGAGAAACTCAGTCATGGGGCATGAAAGTAGCAACCGCCACATCCTCAGCAGAGGCTTTATCCCTGTTGCCCAATCAACCACCTTTTGACTTGGTAATTTTGGATATGCTTATGCCAGAAATGGATGGGATCGCTCTGAGTGCAGAAATTAGGGCATTAGATAATTATGCCACCGTCCCTTTAGTGATGATGATTCCTTTAGGCACCAAGCTGAACCATCGCGACCAATTCACCGCTTATCTGAATAAACCGATTAAAAAATCTTTGATGTTTAATGTGGTCAGTGGAATTTTCGGCAAACAAACCCTGAATTCTCGGTCTGTAGAACCGGAGATTAATTTAGGCAACCCGCCACCCACTCAAGCCGTGACCCTAAACATTTTGTTAGCCGAAGACCATCTTGTCAATCAAAAAGTGGCGCTACAAATGTTAGAGCGCATGGGGCATCAAACGGATATTGCCAACAATGGCTTAGAAGCGATCGCATTAATCCACCAAAAAACCTATGATGTGGTGTTAATGGACGTACAAATGCCAGAAATGAATGGGTTAGAAGCCGCCCAAAAGATTCAAGAAGCATCTTCATCCGGTCAGTTAGCCTACAGACCGCGAATTATTGCCATGACTGCTAATGCCATGAGTGGCGATCGCGAAGCTTGTTTAGCTGCGGGAATGGACGACTACATCAGCAAACCCATCCGTATGATCGAACTGAGTCAAGCCCTTTCGGTCTGCCAACCCCTCGATCCCAATCAACGGACTATTCAGACAACCCACCAAGATCCATACCCACCCTCTCCACCCACATTCACTTCCATCCCTGAACCGCCCCAAGAACCGCAGCAAGACTGGCACAACAGCGAATCCCTAATCGATGCCAATATTCTCAACTCACTGCGGGAAATCGACGCCCTCGAAGAAGTAATTGAAATTTACTTAACCGAGTCTCCCAAACTGCTGCAAAAAATGACGGAAGCGATCGAACAAGGCGATCCAGCCAAATTACGAGACGCCTCGCATTCCTTAAAATCAACCAGTGGGGCGATCGGCGCCAATACCCTGGCGCAACTCAACCAAACCCTCGAACTGATGACTCGTGCGGGTAATACCGCCGAAGCCCCCGTCCTAATCGGCAAAATAGCCACGGAGTACGCCAGAGTCAAAGTGGCTTTAGAACAAGAAATTCAAACCAGCTAA